Proteins encoded by one window of Cylindrospermum stagnale PCC 7417:
- a CDS encoding SAM hydrolase/SAM-dependent halogenase family protein has protein sequence MIQQPLLTLLSDFGDRDVYVGVMKGVIAQINPQISFVDLTHQIPPQNIPAARFCLMNAYPYFPVGTVHLAVVDPGVGSQRKAIAIELAQGFLVGPDNGIFSGVLAQNSAISAVELTNLNYWRTPQPSGTFHGRDIFAPVAAHLASGVSLQQLGQEIDPATLVNLDIGECQQTTTGVRGYIQYIDHFGNLVSNIPGSSVQSKTWCVQASGLRIPGGTTYSDVQLGEALALVGSHGWVEIAINSGNAQIQLQLNLQDAVEFIGIKN, from the coding sequence ATGATTCAACAACCACTTCTGACCTTATTGAGCGATTTTGGCGATCGCGATGTGTATGTGGGTGTGATGAAAGGAGTCATTGCCCAAATCAACCCCCAGATCAGCTTTGTCGACTTGACGCACCAGATTCCACCACAAAATATTCCTGCGGCTAGATTTTGCCTGATGAATGCTTACCCCTATTTTCCCGTGGGTACGGTGCATCTAGCGGTGGTAGATCCGGGTGTGGGAAGTCAGCGAAAAGCGATCGCCATAGAATTGGCTCAAGGTTTTCTCGTCGGCCCAGATAATGGGATTTTCAGCGGCGTACTTGCTCAAAATTCGGCAATTTCCGCTGTGGAACTTACAAATCTTAACTATTGGCGCACTCCTCAACCCAGCGGCACATTCCACGGTAGAGATATTTTTGCACCTGTCGCGGCTCATCTTGCTAGTGGTGTTTCTCTACAACAACTAGGACAAGAAATCGATCCAGCTACTTTGGTTAATCTGGATATCGGAGAATGTCAACAGACAACAACAGGGGTAAGGGGTTACATTCAATATATAGACCACTTTGGCAACTTAGTCAGCAACATTCCCGGAAGTTCTGTGCAGAGTAAAACCTGGTGTGTGCAAGCATCTGGCTTGAGGATACCAGGGGGTACAACTTACAGCGATGTCCAACTTGGGGAAGCTCTTGCTTTAGTTGGTAGTCACGGTTGGGTAGAAATTGCCATCAATAGCGGTAATGCACAGATACAGTTGCAGCTAAACTTGCAAGATGCTGTAGAATTCATCGGCATTAAAAATTAA